The following are encoded in a window of Bacillus sp. SORGH_AS_0510 genomic DNA:
- the eis gene encoding enhanced intracellular survival protein Eis codes for MDLKILTEDYFLESLKLSEYAFQYKIAEERIPVRKEMLKRHKILGVLEQEKLAAKLHIIPLRVNMNGEEWKMGGLAGVATYPEYRRNGYVRSLITEALKQMLAEGQIVSFLHPFDFTFYRRFGWEILNDIKKVSLDKRHLTFLSLQSGKVIRYSKEEIHEELYNIYQTYSNQFKGMLIRTSEWWMNHVIDNDSQMAVFYNSSNQAKGYILYKVKDRKMDVEEWISLNPEARVGLWNFICQHDSMVEKVSLTLPAHDPFPYFIQQPKVSMELQPYFMARIVNVEECLNRFTFNMGSESVFLHLEDTFAPWNNGTYLIGKGQIKVFKEKSGSQCVQPPRRGIHLTINELSAIIFGYKRPIELYQMGYLKGKEEEILHFEKVVPNIQSSFYDFF; via the coding sequence ATGGATTTAAAGATATTAACTGAAGATTATTTTCTGGAGTCATTAAAATTATCAGAGTATGCTTTTCAATATAAGATAGCTGAAGAACGCATTCCTGTTAGAAAAGAAATGTTAAAGCGACATAAAATACTTGGGGTATTAGAACAAGAAAAGCTTGCTGCAAAGCTACATATCATACCGCTTAGGGTTAATATGAATGGTGAAGAGTGGAAAATGGGTGGTCTTGCCGGCGTTGCAACATATCCGGAATACAGAAGGAATGGGTATGTACGCTCACTAATAACTGAAGCCTTGAAACAAATGCTGGCAGAGGGTCAAATTGTTTCCTTCCTTCATCCCTTTGATTTTACCTTTTATCGAAGGTTTGGATGGGAGATACTAAACGATATTAAAAAGGTGTCTCTTGATAAAAGGCATTTAACTTTTCTTTCACTACAGTCAGGGAAAGTAATTCGATATTCTAAGGAAGAAATTCATGAGGAGCTTTATAACATCTATCAAACATATAGTAATCAATTCAAGGGTATGCTAATACGTACTTCAGAATGGTGGATGAACCATGTGATTGATAATGATTCACAGATGGCTGTTTTCTACAATTCTTCCAATCAAGCAAAAGGATATATCCTTTATAAGGTGAAAGATAGAAAAATGGATGTAGAAGAATGGATATCTCTTAACCCTGAAGCAAGAGTGGGCCTTTGGAATTTTATCTGTCAGCATGACTCTATGGTTGAGAAAGTCTCTCTTACCCTTCCAGCTCACGATCCTTTCCCATATTTTATCCAACAACCGAAGGTAAGTATGGAATTACAGCCTTATTTTATGGCAAGGATTGTGAATGTAGAGGAATGCTTAAATAGATTTACGTTTAATATGGGATCTGAATCTGTATTCCTTCATTTAGAAGACACTTTTGCCCCATGGAATAATGGTACCTATTTGATTGGGAAAGGACAAATAAAGGTATTTAAAGAAAAGAGTGGGAGTCAGTGTGTTCAGCCGCCAAGAAGGGGAATTCATTTAACCATTAACGAGTTGTCTGCAATTATTTTTGGTTATAAACGTCCAATAGAGCTTTACCAAATGGGATATTTAAAAGGGAAAGAAGAAGAAATACTGCATTTTGAAAAGGTAGTGCCAAATATCCAATCATCATTCTATGACTTTTTCTAA
- a CDS encoding YlbD family protein, whose product MTQKKLHPSVLQFKEFVKNNPNIIREVRNGKATWQELYEDWYLLGEEDERWGSIGVEAKEEQKEDNESKGDWMSNIMGMVKKMDPNQMQNHINNLSQALGAIQGVISQFQGGNTNAPTGSNKAPEGPKHPFSFRKD is encoded by the coding sequence ATGACGCAAAAAAAATTACACCCCTCCGTACTGCAATTCAAAGAATTTGTTAAAAACAATCCGAATATCATAAGAGAGGTTCGGAATGGAAAAGCCACGTGGCAAGAGTTATATGAAGATTGGTACTTATTGGGCGAAGAGGATGAGCGTTGGGGATCAATTGGTGTTGAGGCAAAGGAAGAACAGAAAGAAGATAATGAATCCAAGGGCGACTGGATGTCCAATATCATGGGGATGGTCAAAAAAATGGACCCTAACCAAATGCAAAATCATATAAATAATTTAAGTCAGGCACTAGGAGCGATCCAAGGGGTTATCTCTCAGTTTCAAGGAGGGAATACCAATGCACCAACTGGCTCAAATAAGGCACCAGAAGGGCCGAAACACCCTTTTTCTTTTCGAAAAGACTAA
- a CDS encoding CBS domain-containing protein, translated as MEKIRDIMTDNVECCTLLDNMYEVALKMKDLNVGAIPIVDQEKIVGMITDRDIVVRGVAEKHPGSTKVEDIMSNNLVTVSPDSTSKEAAKLMAEHQIRRLPVVEGDKLIGIVSLGDFAIRELTDDQAKLALTEISERGAQH; from the coding sequence ATGGAAAAAATCCGTGATATTATGACAGACAATGTTGAGTGCTGCACTTTACTAGATAATATGTACGAAGTAGCACTTAAAATGAAAGACTTAAATGTAGGCGCAATACCAATTGTTGATCAAGAAAAGATTGTTGGCATGATCACAGACCGTGATATTGTGGTTAGGGGGGTTGCCGAAAAGCATCCAGGGTCAACGAAGGTAGAAGATATCATGAGTAACAATCTTGTGACCGTATCTCCTGATTCCACATCAAAAGAGGCTGCAAAGTTAATGGCTGAGCACCAAATCCGTCGCTTACCCGTGGTAGAGGGGGATAAATTAATTGGGATCGTTTCACTTGGTGATTTTGCCATTCGGGAACTAACAGATGACCAAGCTAAATTGGCGTTAACCGAAATTTCTGAGCGCGGTGCTCAACACTAA
- a CDS encoding YlbG family protein: protein MFVQRQGLVVWLYSLKQAKMLRRFGNVHYVSKKLKYVVLYCNQEDVEGIMEKLNSFSFVKKVEPSYKPFLRMEYENSAPDKAKEYDYKMGI, encoded by the coding sequence ATGTTTGTTCAAAGACAAGGATTGGTCGTTTGGCTTTACTCTTTAAAACAAGCTAAGATGCTGCGCCGCTTTGGAAATGTACACTATGTATCAAAGAAATTAAAATATGTAGTGCTATATTGTAATCAAGAAGATGTCGAAGGGATTATGGAGAAGTTAAATTCATTTTCATTTGTAAAAAAAGTAGAGCCATCATACAAGCCATTTTTACGAATGGAGTATGAGAACTCGGCACCAGACAAAGCAAAGGAATATGACTATAAAATGGGCATTTAA
- a CDS encoding PaaI family thioesterase yields the protein MKEQLQQLLDSCIENGTETDLHAITHLLEGVQKKIINKRSTFIDGILHMERTFDHNSCEITIPINETVNNNLNILHGGITATVLDTAMGSLANYLLPEGFGAVTNQLNIHYTAPGTGDLLRCKAEIIHQGSKTMVISGEAFRSDGKKIAYATGTFFIINK from the coding sequence ATGAAGGAGCAACTACAGCAATTATTAGATTCTTGTATTGAAAATGGCACCGAAACAGATTTACATGCAATAACCCACCTTTTAGAAGGCGTGCAAAAAAAAATTATCAATAAACGCAGCACCTTTATTGATGGCATTCTCCATATGGAAAGAACCTTTGATCATAATTCTTGCGAAATTACAATTCCAATTAATGAGACAGTTAATAATAACCTCAATATATTACATGGTGGAATAACAGCGACAGTACTCGATACTGCAATGGGAAGCTTAGCCAATTATCTTCTCCCAGAAGGATTTGGTGCTGTTACCAATCAGCTTAATATACATTATACAGCACCAGGAACAGGCGACCTCCTGCGATGTAAAGCTGAAATTATTCACCAAGGAAGTAAAACAATGGTGATATCTGGAGAAGCCTTTCGAAGTGATGGAAAAAAAATAGCTTATGCAACAGGAACTTTTTTTATTATTAATAAATAA
- a CDS encoding CAP domain-containing protein — protein sequence MIGQDVSILEKEWGIPVRKDESLYGYQWYIYNQDSKHYLQVGVANNRVVTIFAVGENLDVAPFEIGQPVEEIFNTQYIDTNINLNWQGSTYRFELNDTDLNLRPMVKLGDIYVQLYIDKFTGNLSSVRFLDAETLIKQRPYELVYSGELVKEPELSDETWRMIEIGTEQEIFDITNVLRIRHKLKPLKWDDQTAEVAYGHSKDMFENNDFSHTSKKFGDLENRLQTAKVVYQAAGENIAANYTDGPAVVEGWLNSKGHRESLLNKEFSHIGVGVYQKYYTQNFIQKGEE from the coding sequence ATGATCGGACAAGATGTTTCTATACTGGAAAAAGAGTGGGGAATACCAGTACGGAAGGATGAGTCATTATATGGCTATCAATGGTACATATATAATCAGGATTCCAAACATTACTTACAGGTTGGGGTTGCAAATAATCGTGTAGTAACAATTTTTGCTGTAGGAGAAAACCTTGATGTCGCTCCTTTTGAGATAGGTCAACCAGTTGAGGAAATTTTTAATACACAATATATTGATACCAACATTAATTTGAATTGGCAAGGGAGTACGTATCGTTTTGAACTTAATGATACAGATCTAAATCTTCGACCAATGGTAAAATTGGGAGATATTTATGTCCAATTGTATATAGATAAGTTTACTGGAAATCTTTCAAGCGTTCGCTTTTTAGACGCAGAGACCTTAATTAAACAACGGCCTTATGAACTTGTATACAGTGGGGAATTAGTCAAAGAACCTGAGCTTTCTGATGAGACTTGGAGAATGATCGAAATTGGAACAGAACAGGAAATTTTTGATATAACCAATGTGTTGCGAATAAGACATAAATTAAAACCATTGAAATGGGATGATCAAACGGCAGAAGTTGCTTATGGGCATAGTAAGGATATGTTCGAAAACAACGACTTTTCCCATACTTCCAAGAAATTCGGAGATCTTGAGAACCGATTACAAACTGCAAAGGTAGTCTATCAAGCAGCCGGCGAAAATATTGCCGCTAATTACACGGATGGACCTGCAGTAGTTGAAGGCTGGCTAAATAGTAAGGGGCATAGGGAATCTTTATTAAATAAAGAATTCTCACATATTGGAGTGGGCGTATACCAAAAGTACTATACACAGAACTTTATTCAAAAAGGAGAAGAATAA
- the ctaG gene encoding cytochrome c oxidase assembly factor CtaG, which translates to MLTLDIFGFEALWSPYFLFILILLTAGYFILTTKYRTNIFQNSEPLTKKQEFLFLLSMVLLYVIKGSPLDILAHLMFYIHMIQMALLVLVVPPIFILSIPNWVWEKIFSVRTIDTLFKSLTKPLIALIVFNGLFSFYHVPIIFDHVMQNIWLHAGYSIILFFTAIFMWWPLLNQMPGHQTLNGLKKVGFIFADGILLTPACALIIFADNTLYATYSDPHVWGQVMKLCVGAANFESLNLSGPQLFSSMSLIEDQRLGGVIMKIIQEIVYGVILGRVFFEWYRKDQEDSKREMNQSLNPNLIK; encoded by the coding sequence GTGCTTACATTAGACATATTTGGATTTGAAGCACTATGGAGCCCGTACTTTTTATTTATTTTAATTCTATTAACGGCAGGGTATTTTATCTTAACTACAAAGTATAGAACAAATATTTTTCAAAATAGTGAGCCGCTTACCAAAAAACAAGAATTTCTTTTCTTGCTATCAATGGTCCTTTTATATGTTATCAAGGGTTCACCATTGGATATACTAGCCCATCTCATGTTTTATATTCATATGATTCAGATGGCATTGTTAGTCCTTGTAGTGCCCCCTATTTTCATTTTGAGTATCCCCAACTGGGTGTGGGAGAAAATATTCAGTGTTCGAACTATTGATACTTTGTTTAAGAGTCTTACAAAACCGCTTATTGCATTAATTGTTTTTAATGGACTGTTTTCTTTTTATCATGTTCCAATCATTTTTGATCATGTCATGCAAAATATTTGGTTGCACGCTGGTTATTCAATTATTTTATTTTTTACTGCTATTTTCATGTGGTGGCCTTTATTAAATCAAATGCCTGGTCATCAAACATTAAATGGATTAAAGAAGGTTGGCTTTATTTTTGCAGATGGAATTTTATTAACTCCAGCCTGTGCATTAATAATATTTGCTGATAATACTCTCTATGCTACCTATTCAGATCCTCATGTTTGGGGACAAGTAATGAAATTATGTGTTGGGGCAGCAAATTTTGAAAGTTTAAATTTAAGTGGACCTCAACTTTTTAGTTCTATGTCATTAATCGAGGATCAACGTCTTGGCGGGGTAATAATGAAAATTATTCAAGAAATCGTATATGGTGTGATACTAGGCCGGGTTTTCTTTGAATGGTACCGTAAAGATCAGGAAGATTCAAAACGCGAAATGAATCAATCTTTAAATCCAAATCTGATTAAGTAG
- a CDS encoding YugN family protein, with translation MKFENTGIEKLKADLNRLDEVMTDYGLVRAGQWDYERVTYDRKFELKEGVFYLRVQGYSVEGDVDTFKATIQLMTPLLGKHYYPHGVEYGEGENFPSSLVNQCKKILESINAEVSKFAL, from the coding sequence ATGAAATTCGAGAATACGGGTATTGAAAAGTTAAAAGCAGATTTAAACCGTTTAGATGAGGTAATGACTGATTACGGTTTAGTTCGCGCAGGTCAATGGGATTATGAACGTGTTACATACGACCGCAAGTTTGAATTAAAAGAGGGGGTATTTTACCTTCGTGTGCAAGGGTATTCAGTCGAAGGAGATGTTGATACTTTCAAAGCAACGATCCAACTGATGACACCATTATTAGGTAAACATTACTATCCACATGGTGTAGAGTATGGTGAAGGAGAAAACTTCCCATCCTCACTTGTAAATCAGTGCAAAAAAATTCTTGAAAGCATTAACGCAGAAGTTAGTAAATTTGCATTGTAA
- a CDS encoding DUF420 domain-containing protein codes for MNSLPILPTISTSFIVLSAITVAIGWWQIKQRKIEAHKKTMFFAAIFALIFFIIYASRTIFIGNTSFGGPDNIKIYYTVFLVFHITLATVGAVFGIVSLTTGYKNNLALHRKLGPVTSIIWFFTGITGVAVYLLLYVFYRGGETTSMIKAILGF; via the coding sequence ATGAATTCCTTACCAATTTTACCGACTATTAGTACGAGCTTTATTGTTTTAAGTGCCATAACAGTTGCCATTGGCTGGTGGCAAATTAAACAAAGAAAAATTGAAGCTCACAAAAAAACAATGTTTTTTGCAGCTATTTTTGCACTAATCTTCTTTATTATCTATGCTTCTAGAACAATTTTTATAGGAAATACCTCCTTCGGGGGCCCAGACAATATTAAGATCTATTACACTGTGTTCTTAGTATTTCATATTACTTTAGCTACTGTTGGAGCTGTTTTCGGTATTGTATCCTTAACAACAGGATATAAAAATAATCTTGCATTACATCGGAAACTAGGGCCTGTTACGAGTATCATATGGTTCTTTACTGGAATAACGGGTGTAGCAGTTTACCTATTGTTATATGTTTTTTATCGTGGTGGAGAAACCACCTCAATGATCAAAGCTATTCTTGGGTTTTAA
- a CDS encoding YlbE-like family protein gives MRKEVLDYLEGQKDLKQFVREQPYWYRKLSRNPYDLQSLEIASLHYYKKTIPHQVEKFSNSVQMASMMYSMFQAMKNQN, from the coding sequence ATGCGAAAAGAGGTACTTGATTATTTAGAAGGTCAAAAGGATTTAAAGCAGTTTGTACGTGAACAACCGTACTGGTACCGAAAGCTATCGAGAAACCCGTATGATTTACAATCGCTTGAAATTGCCTCCCTACATTATTATAAGAAGACCATACCACACCAAGTAGAAAAATTTTCCAATAGTGTACAAATGGCCTCTATGATGTATTCAATGTTTCAGGCAATGAAGAATCAAAATTAA
- the ctaF gene encoding cytochrome c oxidase subunit IVB: MADQQLNSGNPRVDIEYRRRKNTEEMKYQVVSFTLMIFLTLIAFAAVAIKGFTAWFTVPFIILLAVVQVIFQLYYFMHMSHKGHEAPSLFLYSGVLVGAVTILAFTTIIWW; this comes from the coding sequence ATGGCAGATCAACAATTAAATTCAGGAAACCCAAGAGTTGACATTGAATATCGTCGTCGGAAAAATACTGAAGAGATGAAATATCAAGTGGTGTCGTTTACCCTTATGATTTTCTTAACTCTTATCGCATTTGCTGCAGTAGCAATTAAAGGATTTACAGCTTGGTTTACTGTACCTTTTATTATCCTTTTAGCTGTTGTTCAAGTAATTTTTCAACTATATTACTTTATGCATATGAGTCATAAAGGACATGAAGCTCCATCACTATTCCTATATTCAGGAGTGCTGGTAGGTGCCGTAACTATCCTAGCTTTTACTACTATTATCTGGTGGTAA
- a CDS encoding YlbF family regulator, whose product MLATLERIELVENAEALAKMVLESDVVEQYQICLYKLRSNKETQRKINRFVKLKELYEEVQRFGKYHPDYKRVMTQIREVKREMDLDPLVAEFKLAENDLQALLDELSLLIGGAVSKHIKVPTGNPFFDSNHGAGCGSGGSCGCG is encoded by the coding sequence ATGCTTGCTACGTTAGAAAGGATAGAACTAGTAGAAAATGCGGAAGCATTAGCAAAAATGGTGCTAGAATCCGATGTAGTTGAACAATATCAGATTTGTTTATATAAATTGAGAAGCAACAAGGAGACACAGCGGAAAATTAACCGCTTTGTTAAATTGAAAGAACTATATGAAGAAGTCCAGCGCTTTGGGAAGTACCATCCTGATTACAAACGGGTTATGACACAAATCCGTGAGGTAAAAAGAGAAATGGATTTGGACCCATTAGTGGCCGAATTCAAACTAGCTGAAAATGATTTACAAGCTCTATTAGATGAGCTCAGCTTGTTAATTGGTGGTGCAGTTTCGAAACATATAAAAGTACCAACAGGAAATCCATTTTTTGATTCAAATCACGGTGCAGGCTGTGGCAGTGGGGGCAGCTGTGGGTGTGGATAA